ATAGTCtttgtcaactttataaacgaaaaacttaTGAGTAAGATCTGTTTGAAAGGTTTCCGTAAGCGGTATATTTGCTACTTCCGTGTGTTGGCTACAACCATGTGTGCTAACTACTTGGAAAGGCTCTTCATACgtattataaggaaaatattcatttattttttccggaTTTATGAAAGAACGCGTACTGCCAGTATCGATCATAAAAATAGCGTCTAGTTCTGGTATTTCGATATGAGGTAGTCTATGAGCTTGCgaatagtttaaattgattatttccggTGATCGTCCGGTGAGGCttctatggtaaaattttcctcattttccTCAGACTCTACGTAATTTTCGTATATTTCCTGATCGTCCATATCTATACATTCGTTATATGTTTCATAATCCTCATATTCgtctatgttattttgttttactgccgTTCGCATGGAGACGTCCGTGTTAGGCTTAGGTGTTGTATTTTGCGGGAAACGattctgatttaattgatttggtatcccgaatttaaattgatgattgggattttgtttgaaaaatccgctttgtttataattattaactgctcTAGGCAATTGTTGTTGCGGGTGACGGAATTGATTAGGTTGTCCTAACTTGTTAGGCTGAGGGAATCTCATTTGATTATTAACgggattatttctattaaatagattagggAATGTTTTATGCTGAGAGTTTTGTggggtattattatttatgccgaatttaaattgactttgtggcgttggtatgataggtttagattgcaatggtttatggttcgatttatttttagattgatattGCGTTTGGAAATTGACCTCCTCTGTTACGACACTTAGTGCACTTTCCAGCGAGGTGCATTTGTTCAATCTTACGAATCGAAGCATTTCCTCgggtaagttatataaaaatacgtttaacgcggtattgttgtatataatatacttagctgCTTTGATGCCTTCGTCAGTTAAAAGGTTGACTTTAGATATTAAGGATGATCTTATATTCTGGATTCTATGGCAGAACTCAATATACGTTTCTCcttgttttatcttaagattcTCTAGTTCTATGGCAATACAGGCTTCAGTGCGTGGATCGCCAAAATGCtgtacaaataatctttttaactccTCCCATGAGAACACATTTTCTCTTTCACTAATTAATATGGCCGCTTTGCCTATTAATCTGCTGGTAATGcagtgatataaatagatatcttgAGCGGGATTGTTTTCCCCtctaaatgacttaattacatattcacatttagttataaataagtttaacaatttcCCGTCGCCATCAAAGCGTGGGATAATCGCTTGAATTTCCTTAGGAATaagttgaattgtatttgttggctcgtttgttgccatttttacaaatatatattatttttagggcaaaagattaataaagtatattcggcgatttttgtccgatatatacgcttaaactaagtgtagattcggctatgtttgtccgaaaagacacgttcctatactaattgtagatttcgcgatttttgtcgaaaaatacaagtgaaaactGTAACTAATCGTAGATTCCGCGATTTTGACCGAAAATACGAGTGGATATATCAACTTAGCGATGTTTGGTCCAGTTAGATATATAAGGATAGACACGGGGTTATGGAAACAGTGCGAATAAGGATTTACTCACAGTAAACTGCTGCTGCCCATGCCGAGTTGCTGTCTTGAACGATGTTAGCGAGATGCTGCTGCTGCCCGATGcggtatttgacgaaatttgtaAGTTCTTCGAATCTTAGTCAGGCTGTTAGTTGCCGCGAAGTACCGATTTTTGTGTACGGAACGACGAACTTTACGCGAACTTAAGATCCGACCCGACTGCGCcagtcaaattaatggacagcactttattaaaaaaaaatatatttattttaattaaaataaaggtgtgctcgcagagcatcaagccgagacaattacaggaacagaactggattatggtacaaatgacaaagcttttatacatgtggttttagtcacgtggtatccgctatggcgtgatacatacaatcatggtattcataaatggtcttaacagtgaacaagtaatcgttaatcaaatggttatagttttggcgctcattaaagttacagtaattgaccaactagcatttgacaccgtaactctaacccattgattattgttctctaacctattgctattgtttgtagaggcctagcaggatgcataactaCCTATAATATAAGACTTTATATTTAACATATAGTTAGTACTTCCCCACCCGCAATTGGCGAGCATGGTGGACTAAAAACCTGACCGCTCTCTCTCAATCCGGGAGGGAAACCTTGCTTACCGGTAGTCTCAGcagtgggttaaatttatttagatttaataaGTACTAAGTAACAACTTGAggaggaggagctcgtggcttggttaacaacagccgcacggagcgatctctgaggttaagctgtgcttgccgaggttgttctgtggatgggtgaccatcttatacaaatcgagtttctccgtgtttcggaaggcacgttaaattgtgggtctcggctgtcatatacgaagatctttgacagtcgttaacagtagtcagaagcttgaaagtctgacaaccagtcttaccgaaagggtatcgtgttataaccaaagtattgggttgtggaggtcagataggcagtcgctccatgtaaaacaatgatatccagctgcatccggtgagactggaagccgactccaacaaagtttgaaacaaaggctaagccaatataataagtactaagTAACAACTTTACAATTCAAACAGCAGgaatcagtagcacgattctctacaatttgAAGAATCGAgggtttgatatttaaaatgtactgacgatataatttctataacgtacgctagaggcgctgaaccgactgtcatacaaaatttctagataGCAAGCCGGTTGTTTGTCGGTACAGAGTCGCGGTACGGGTGTGGTAAAAACTAAGGTAGAGGTTTTAAAAAGCTTACAGTGTATCGATTGACATCTAAGACATGTTGGAGGTGCTTGAGGTCCTCTTCCTTCAAGCCATCGATAAGTTCGTAGAAGCCCAAAGATTGCGGTAACGCAACACTCAGATCCATTGTTACGTTGCCATCTCTGCAAAGTTCATTTTGGGTAAAAATTACGAATAATTATTAagatttccttaaaaaaataatagttatatttttttttgataatataaattaaataatatatgaatgaataataaatgaaggTATGCAGATGGcaaacccgcacttagccagcgtcgTGGACTCAAGACTAAACCTATGCCTCATTTCGGcagcagacccttgcccagcagtggggcattaaaGTACCTACCGggtacctaattatattatttaaaaacaccaAACTGGAACTTTTTTGCATAGTTCCAAAAAAGTTTCTGCTTATTGAAAATAAGTATCCAATGTGTTTTACAAAGCACAGTTGACTGACATAGCATATAGTatgtacttacaaaaaaaaatgtggtattttacattttaatttaaaagaatatttgatttaatatacaCCACGTGTAAGATTTCTTATCGAAAGCATACCTACTGTGTACACATATGGCATCTGTGCCATAAACTGGAACTTCCTAGCAGAAAAACCCAACATCATATCACCTTGACCTCAGTATATACAGCAACTTGCATTATCGTTCGGATCAAATGGAGTTGatagttgataataataatataatacaagggcggtatttctattaaaaaaccCATATGGTTATTTGCTGCATCATATTGATCTATACAAAAGTGTGGAtggtaacgccatctagcgtcTAAAAGCTGAAAATCCTACATCACGCAAGAAAAGTTACAAAATCTGCCCGGTCACAGTAACTGCGGTCTACCAAGCATAATCACTCGCGTGGTAGGAAActtcttttcaattaattatattttaaaaactataaaaaataggTTAATCAGTAATCTAAGACGACCTGTAAAGTCCATTATTACGGCCAACTTTCAAAGTTCAAATTGGCTTCATGTAAAGTTGTACTGTCATACTACTTTGTTACTAACAAATTGAAGCAAAGAGTAGTCATACAAACTTACACAAGAGTCCTTTTAAAGTACTCCAAAGATGACACCGTCATTTGGTTCGGTGAGCACAGCGTGATGGAAGGATAAGGCAGGTTGTACACGCTCTCGAACTGGTTCTCGATGGTGACGCGCGTGGGCATCTCGTCGAAGCGGCCGTACAGCAGCGAAGTGATCATGTACGACATTACTAGTACTGCTATCAAGTTCAATGCCCAGAAACATCTGGAATTGTAGgcaaaattaacaattatgtacaatttaagatacctacctaattttgtttttcaatttcctAAACCGAAAAGTTTCAACTGTAAACCGATTTTTAGTCAAGAAAGAGTACGACTACACACGATATATCACACGATTTCTATTTCTTCATGTTTAAACTTGAAAGATTTGTAATTAACAGGTTTACATGTTTGTTTATTGAGTAAATACAActttttttcaaaatagttCCAAACGTCCTTTCTGTAAGTTAAAAATGTGGGTAGGTAGTCAAACTAAACTCGCAAGCGGCCCAAGAGAAATTCTTTGAACAAACCCTCAAatacaatcaattttattagcatttttCAATGACTTACCTCGACAAGAAGTCAGGATACACATAAAAGTACTTCAGTCCGATCAAAGTGCTTTCTAAACAGTATCTTCTCAATAAAACCCAGAATTCTCGCGACATTATTGCACTCGAACGCTTTCAACTGTTCATTAAATTGACAAAGCTTGAACAAACATtctatttaaacatttattaaaagttctttaataaatgtatttaaaatatccaCGTGTAAAGGAACAGTCACGAAAtgcttattaattaatattaaccaTTGAAATTATCTTTTAATCTACACGGTGCAGCTTGTtggtttagtttaattttaaattaattgttcagGTCACGGTAACtataaaaaagtacataaaaaatgtaggttggtacctacctatacgATGAAAAAATGCTAGGTATACACTGTACCACCAGTAACGAATTCTAACAGAGTCCTTTTGGTTATTAATATTAGGTTAAAGCAATTTTTCAAACTACGTATTTCTAGTGTCTCACTTCGCATGATTTACCAGGAAAAGTATTAATcctgttttacaatttattgtagTTCAAGGTATGTAGTCATTATGTCCAATATTTAAATAGGTGTAGGTAGGTCAAGataaaatgacaaataaaagAGGTATTTAGGAAAAATGTATAAAGTGACTTTATTGAGAAATTCTCATTACATATTTTCGTAATAGTTAACAATGTTCAAAGGTTCCACATGGTTGacatataaacaatattatatttcataaatacataGTGCACATCGTCAGTCGTATAATCGCTTCAACTCAATCAACGGCTACTAAACATCGACAAATGAAACATGATAAACATCTAAGGCATTAAATATTAACAACGTTTTATTCACGttgaacaatttaaatattttaaacacatttcgAACATTTTCATATATATCTCGATGACGATTACACTAACAATAATATCGATAATAACTCTCAAAATCTGTAACTCCAAACGAGTAttacaagatattttaaaaagaagttTTAAGATAAAACGTATTAATTCCACTTAGTGTGGTGTGcgacatttataaatatattttaaaataatcaaaccTTTCACAAAGACTGCTCCTTGCCGTGCCTACAACTTGCAACAACGATAATATCGACACACCGAACGAAATAGTGCACGCAGACTTCACGAAACCTTACATTAGCCATCTCTTAAGATCCAttgacaagtattttttttaaattgtcttgCCAGTTAAAGTTGGCTATGGCCAATGGACGCACGAAAGCTAgactactaaataaattatctaagaTAGAACTACATTTAGATTAAAAAATGGGACAGATAATATTTTCTACCTAATTGAAGTTTTGATAGATAGAGATAAATACAGTTTCATTACAGTTTTACGAAACCTAAAGAATAAAAACCTTTCATCAATCATATTCTAATCGCTTGAGTAATCAGTGACTATACTATGCTTTATAAATGTCCTCTTTTAGGTCACTAAACAACAATCAAAGTATGTGCCAAAAAGAATTCAATTctatcttaaataataatacaaaaacgaCTTGTCAATGGATCGCCGTAACGCACACATATccataataaatacaaagtgcTTATCACATTAATATCCAAATAAGTATGAATAAATATCGTATAATATATCAATGCATATCTTGTTTaacaatacttatattttatatatcataGCAGGTACTAGTTTGGCTTTCATGTATCTCTATGTATTATGTTGCGAGTATATGGTAATActaatgtaggtatgtattgaGGCAATTATTTcactaatttatgtaaatatatgtgTTTGTCGTAAAATCAGAGATAAATTTCAGATTAAAAAAGTTGCAGCATGCTTTAAGAAAACTATTGATTCAGAGAAATTGTTACTTAActtaatatgaaatataaaactaatggTTACTAAGATATAACCCGGATTAATATTATGctactaaaattgtaaatatataataattatagggGACTATTtatgcaattaaataaaatatatttctatcagattgtataataataagttgtaAAAAGAAATGTAGCGTCAAAGTTTCTAGCTATTTCCATTCAAggtattaaatattgtaaaatatgaaacgaaattctacaagattggtcgtcttattataaagatgaagttTAAATCATTTAAAGGATTTGAGCCACAGTACTGAGCAACTCAAGTTTCGTTATTCGTAAGAGTATTAtagacaaacaaaatatatagttactataatatataatcttgtattttctatatatttctgtatcataataacatatcttttaataaatatagctATTCTAGCTCTCTACTGAGTGTtgcaatacataatattatttttttgtttttttatttatttatttatcaatgagCAATGTTTTATGCGAGGGATACAAATGTAGAAAAATGTACTAATTTGCGTACGATCTACGCTCTATGGAATATTAGTTGAATGCTTATCACCTTCTTACTTGCTATGCAATTGTCTATGACAAGACTTTTTTTATAAGTTGTAGAGAAGAGTACATCTAAAATCGAAGGTTATGTAATAATGATAATCCATTTTATTGAATTCAAAAGCTTTGAGTATTTAAAATtgcgttaaataattttatatgaatcatGAAAAATGCTTATCTGTATACAAGgcaatacatatatattttatatagtaacattcatcacataatatttatattttaacattataatttaatctttCGTATGGCACTGACCGTCATACACCTTAACAACTGTATGAGATTTAATATAACTACTTGACAGAAATTAGTTCTTGTAAAATACGCCAGAGGCGCTGTTTAATTTTCCATGTAAAAATTTCTCGAAAGCTACTCGATAATGTATGGTGGTAACActaattaaattcaaagttgaaaTTGAATATGAACTTTAGATAGACACAGttcgaaatatataaaattatagattttttgattaaattgataGTATACATCACTTGGGGCATAATATATGTTACAAATATCGAAATActgtgtatattattaatatttttagtatattttaagcAGTCGAAGTTGGTAAGGTGTGCAATGGCCTCATATCTGCAAATAACAGTTGCAGGCAAATAGTGAAACATTCTAACTATAATACTATAGTTACAATACTATAACTATATAGTCATGTATAACATGCATctactttttattcaaactaaTCAAATTCAATACTTTTTAGCATTACACTTGTATAAAATCTCTATTTGTCTAACCAATCTATATTACCAAAATGTTggtgttaattattatataaatatacctataattGTTCCGCTCATAAGCAAATCTTTCGTCTATTTGCCTACAACTATGTTTTAACactattatatcaaatattatacaataataatacagaATTTCACATGCATGCTTCCTCAAAAGataatgaaatatatatattcCATGAAAGcagatataattataatataatcgtATTATAAACGTttgaaacttattattttataacattatgaagttttatataatatagttcgtgcgtatttttaatttgacatttattttgtctaacaaatattattctacgacagtaaattaatacaaatatttccaTTATTTTGGTATTTGTATGAGTATATGGttgataattgttttgtgaatcTTATTGATTATTtgacatataataatattatattatctgttattatttatgtagtaataaaaattgtagaaaTAATTACGATTCGTAATTAATAAAAGACGCCGAAGTTATACATTAAATGTCTGAGATTCGTGATTAAGTCCTATTTAGTAATGATTAATACTAATTATCGGAATTACTGAATTGGATAAAAATCGGTTTATTCGAGTTCCGTTACAAAATTGTCGTTTCCCTTACAAATTTATATATGAAGAGTATATTCAAGACATACTAGAATAAATGTCTATACTTCCAAGGTATATAGTATatcaatattcaataaatatccATTCTAGATTCATTATTCTATCTCACAAGTATTGTGCGCTCCAAGTCTTCATCATCATTATAAATACTACAAAACGTCAACgttcaaacttttaaaatatgagaAATTAAGTTCTAAAATACTCCCAAAAACAAGCCTCAGCAGGAAGAAGTTCCCTTTACAAAATGACCATATCCAAACGTTACAATTCCCGTCCAACATACAAAAGCGTACCGTAATATAATAATGGAGAGATTACAATGCTTCGTCACTGACGAATACTTCACACGGAACCATAAAACGTGCGCAGTCGGTGCAACAAACGGGTGATACAAGTATACGTAACGAGTACGTGCACACGAGTGCTCGACGGGCAAAGCAAAACGTGCGAGAACAACGAAAGCAACACGCGTCGGTACTTCACACACGTGGACAGTGTGGGACATGACACAGACGGCCGGCGGCGACGGCGGGCGCGGGGCGCAAAAGCACTGGGACAGTGCGGCCGGGCCGACCGGCGCGGTCACGTCACGTCGCGGCGACGAGCCGGGCCCGGGGGAGGGGCGACAACATTCAGACCAGCGCGACGGCCTCGCGCTACGTGTCCGTTCGTCAGGAGTCCAGTAACACGTGCCAGCGCTGGACCTgcgtaataaaatgaaattaagaaCTATTAGCAAATTAATGGTATGCCGATTGTCATGACGTGTtacttgaaattatttaaaacttctaCCGGATTGGAATCGTTGGAATCTCAAAGTGATCTGGCCTACATAGCTTACCATGTCTTAAATTACTATCCCAATTTCTTCGGTCTTTtagaatgaaattaaaaacgaagGTAGTATTGTACCTGTTCTCCCTGTCTCTCGTAGAGCTCCTGCCAGTGTCGGGCCTCCTCCCGGCCGGAGGGCGCGTTGCCGAGCGCGAACCATCCGACCATCTCGTTCTTCTTGACACTGCGCTTCCACCACACCGACACCATCAGGGTCACCTCGCTTAGTTGGAACAGAGCTACCTGCAATATACAGATAAACGAATTGAgccaatatttattaacataatgtaaTCTAAACAACTTAGTAATACTTTACCGAACTTACTTGAAATCATTAACGTTCCAGTGCAGCAGtgctgggaaagggtcttcTCCTTAAATAAAGGAGGAACTAGCTTCTAGTGTACGCTTCTATTCTACTAGGCTTCTTGTGAGCTTTGCATTCTTATAAGAActctaaataattttgtgattgaATGTTAATTTAGTAAGATTTCATCACGACGTTCTCCTTTATCGTGAGTACAGTTTCCatgttcaatgttacccaaatgattcaaagtaacccaaattgaccttacaaatgataattatttttaatataaatcatttgtGCGTTGCCTTGGGTTTGAATCCTTGACTACTTGCGAGGGTAGGCGGATGCGTGGAACTAATACTCActgctaaatttaaaatttgttaccTGAAATATGAAGAGCTCTTTGTACAGCGGGTTGGACTGCGCGCGGCGCGTGGTGGACTTGCATCGTCCGAGCTCCATGCCCAGCGAGCTCATGAGGCATAGCTTTACGTAAGTGTCCGGCGCCTTGTTCGGCGACAGCTTGCGGAAGTGCGTGCCTTTTATTAccttaaataaaaacgtttaattaaaaagccATGAATAATTGAGTTAACTCCAGTACAGTCCTATTCTAGGGCTCAGGGATGAGATAAATCATCTTCCAAAATCACTAAGATTAGACTTTGCTTACGCTGGCCAAGAAAGCCTATCAAagagtttttaaagaaaatctgtaGATGTAGTAAAGTTGCTGATGTTTTATTGCTTTCACGTTAAAACGTGAATGGATACTAGAGGATCTAACTGCTATAATACaaatttgtaaatgtaaatgGAATTTTAATAATCACCATCATCCAAATAAACAACATTAGTTTTTCTTTTCTGTTCACTTACCCAGTGGTCATCTTCGCTCGTTGATATTACCATTAACAACTTTGGCTACTACTCGGACTGCATGTAAACTAATGCTTTAGTTCCAGTAGTAATCAGAGCCGTGAATAGCACACAAATATACCGACGTTTCACGAAGTAAGACATTAATCTTCGCAAATGTGTTCTTATCTTTCTAAATAGAACTTTGGAAATTGCTGTAATCAGTAGCGGATTCAGGCAGAATTTCTTTTCATTACACAGTAGTGGTGCGGATTTGGAATGCAATATACCTCTAATCTATATATCTCTAATAAATCTGTTTCCACTATTATTACAGCCACTTCTTCGAAGTACAAAAGCAGACAATTTAAACTCACACAATTTAATAGGAAGCACAATTATTCAAAGCAGCGCATACAAATACCAGCAGCTTCGAAAATAAGTCTTGTTTTTATCAAATCAATAAGACCAAAACAACTTGCTTAAAAGTATAACTATTACAAACCTCAACAGAAAGATGTCCAGTGGTAGAATTATACTGCAATCCAAGCAGTAGTTCTGGTGCGGAACGTGCACTACAGCAGGACGAAGCGGAGTCAGATCGCGCGAGACTGCAGGCCtccccgcccgcgccgcccggcGTCGTCACGGTGCCAATAGATGATGGACTTGCTAACACTCCCGTGATGGAGTGTGAGTGGTTCAGCTCTAGTTTCGGAAGCTAGAAAGAGGGGAAGATGAGACGGCAAGTGTGCTTGGATTGTGGTGATCTCCACCCTTGTCGTGCAGCCAATTTTAGGATACTGTCCAAATTATAGGAATGTAGTTGTTTCTTATTGTTCTAATGGCTGCATTTAGATGTTGTTAAGTATTTACGAGTAGTGAAATGTTTCAGAATCAAATCAGTTTGCTATCACTCATATGGgaatatgaatattatgttaCGTAATACTCAGTATAGTTATGTGTTATTGTATCATTTCATCTGTCGACTCCCTAAACGCCCACCCGACATAGCCAAtgtcacaaataaaaaaatacccgccacataaaattaattccagaatcaatttaacataatttgatCCAAGAGTCCTTTTACCTCTTAGGTTCCCAGACTCACgactaaattaaaacatattatttttataacacccACTTGGACATGGGCAGTATATTAATAAAGGTCTTTCTAAACGTGTTCGTCACCTGTAAGTTGGGTTGGTTATGTTGTCGTGGCATGAGCTGCAGCCACAAGCTGTTCTCCAGCTCGAGGTTGAGCGTGGCGAAGCTGACGGCCGCCTCGCCCAGCAGCCGCTGCCGGCGCATACGCTCGCACCCGTAGATGCGTATACGTAGACCCAGACCGTGCACGTCCTCTGATATTACaaagtgtattttattaataaaaacttatttctgCCAGTTTTATAACTAAGCTTTTTTCttgagtttttaataaatatactggaacttcattattatactattttaataCAGTGAAAGTATAATAACAGATAAGAATAAGTACTTGATAAACTTAGTTAGAATATAACAAAGGAATAGAAAGA
Above is a window of Anticarsia gemmatalis isolate Benzon Research Colony breed Stoneville strain chromosome 19, ilAntGemm2 primary, whole genome shotgun sequence DNA encoding:
- the Syt14 gene encoding synaptotagmin 14 isoform X3, giving the protein MLRSGVERVTKDKEEVECHYEEKNENACCSKLDVELVETALRETTLRETRIDEVVPKRAEYIHTLEAQSSVDSDVIAHNDTSLLCGESSSSQERGSVELTLLYDAPVRSMTVHILQARTLPERTPGQMLQSQVRVVLLPLKKQKYKSKIRNGENPQYMESFVFHKINPEDVHGLGLRIRIYGCERMRRQRLLGEAAVSFATLNLELENSLWLQLMPRQHNQPNLQLPKLELNHSHSITGVLASPSSIGTVTTPGGAGGEACSLARSDSASSCCSARSAPELLLGLQYNSTTGHLSVEVIKGTHFRKLSPNKAPDTYVKLCLMSSLGMELGRCKSTTRRAQSNPLYKELFIFQVALFQLSEVTLMVSVWWKRSVKKNEMVGWFALGNAPSGREEARHWQELYERQGEQVQRWHVLLDS